The nucleotide window GGGCGGCTATCTGACGCTGCTGGCGCTCGGTACCCGGCCGGACCTGTGGCAGGCGGGGGTCGCCGTCAAACCGGTCGCCGACTGCGCGGCGGCGCACCGTACCGGCACCCCCGCGCTGCGGGCCCTGGACGAGCGGCTGTTCGGCGGCACCCCCGACGAGGTGCCCGAACGCTACGCCCGGAGCTCACCCCTCCACCACGTCGCCGGGGTCCGCGCCCCGCTGCTGGTGATCGCCGCCACCCTCGATGCCAAATGCCCGCCCGGCCAGGTACGCGGCTATCTCACGGCCCTGCGGGAGGCCGGAGTGCCGCACGAGTCCGAGTGGCTGGAGACCGGCCACGACGGATACACGGGCGCCCACCATGTCGCCGTACTGCGGCGCGCCATGGGCTTCCTGGACCGGCATCTGCGCCGCGCCCCCGCGGCCCGTCGAACTCCCCGTTCCGCAGCGGACGGGGTCTTCGGGGACACCGCACCATCGGGTGCCCCGGAGTGCACGACGCACGTTCCGTAATTCGCCAGAAGAGGAGCACAGTCATGCAGAAGGACATCATCCACAACGACCCGCTCGAGGGTGACGAGGAGAACCGCCGGCCGGGCATCGGCATCACGGTGACCGTGCCGTTCCGCACCGCCGAGGACACCGAGGAGGACTGACCTCCCCGGCCGGCCCGGCGCCACCCGGGCCGGCCGGACCCGTGCACCGCACCGGCCGGCCGCCGGCCGTCTCCCGCCCCATCCGCCGCCGCACGTGGAGCCGCTATGCGCGTCCTGCTGGTCAACATGCCCTGGTCCCCGATCGATCTGCCCTCGCTCGCCCTCGGAATCCTGCGGCGCAGCGTCGACGAGCGCACCTCCGGGCACGCCGAGGTCCTGCACGCCAACCTGGAGTTCACCGACTGGATCACCCGGCGCTGCACCTTCACCGGGGAGGACTACCAGTTCTATGCGCTCTCCTCGTACTTCATGGGCTGCGGCGACTGGGTGTTCTCCTCCGCCCTCTACGACGATCCCGAGTGGCGCGCGGAGGAGTTCGCCACCTCCATGCGTGGCAAACTGCGCGCGGAACGACTGCGGATGTCCCATGAACTGCACCGCGTGGTACCGGAGTTCGTCCAGGAGATCGCCGAGCGGATCGTCGCGGCCGGCCCCGATGTCGTCGGCTTCACCTCCACCTTCCAGCAGAACACCGCCGCGCTGGCCGCCGCCAAGTACGTCAAACGCCTCGCCCCGCACATCAAGACCGTCATGGGCGGCGCCAACTGCGACGCCGAGCAGGGCGCCGCCGCGCACCGCAACTTCGCCTTCCTGGACTTCGTGGTCCGCGGCGAGGGCGAGGCCGCCTTCCCGCAGCTGCTGACCGCCCTCGACGAGGGCACCGAGCTGTCCGCCGTCCCCGGGCTCTGCCACCGGCAGCCCGACGGCACCAGCACGGCCAACCCGATGAGCACCAGCCCGCTGCCGCCCGCCACCATCCTCCCGCCCGACTACAGCGGCTACTTCGAGCGGCTGGCGTCGTCCGTGGCGCGCAACTGGGTGGAGCCCAAGCTCGTCGTCGAGGGGGCCCGCGGCTGCTGGTGGGGCGAGAAGCACCACTGCACCTTCTGCGGCCTCAACGGCTCCTTCATGCAGTTCCGCAGCAAGAGCCCCGACACCTTCTATGACGAGATCATGGACCTGGCCCGCCGCCACCGGGTGCTGGACATGTACCTCGTCGACAACATCCTCGACATGGGCTACCTCACCACCGTCCTGCCCCGCATCATCGACAGCGGCTACGACCTGCGGATGCACATCGAGATCAAGGCCAATATGCGCCGGGCCCAGCTGCGCACCCTCGCCGAGGCCGGAATGATCTACGTCCAGCCCGGCATCGAGAGCCTGAACAGCCGGGTGCTCGACCTGATGGACAAGGGCGTGAGCGGCTGTCAGAACGTCCGGATGCTGCGCGACGGAGCCGAGACCGGACTCTCCGTCTCCTGGAACTACCTCCACGGCTTCCCCGGCGAGACCGCCGCCGACTACGAACCCGTCATCGCCCAGATACCGGCCCTGGAACACCTCAACCCGCCGGTCGACCTGTCCGCCCGCATCGCCATCGAACGCTTCAGCCCCTACTTCAACCGGCCCGAACTCGGCTTCACCGGACTGCGCCCCGAGGAGCACTACCGCTTCACCTACGACCTGCCGGAGTCCGAACTGCTTGATCTGGCCTACGTCTTCGAGGCACCCGAACGCGGCATCACCGAGCCCACGGTCACCGCGCTCAACGAGGCCCTCGGCGCCTGGAAGAAACACCATGCGGACGCCCGGCTCACCCACGCCGACCTCGGCGACCGCATCGTGCTGGTCAGCCGCCGGCGCGCCTTCGACTGGGGCGTGAGGGAACTCACCGACCCCCTGGAGACCGCGGCCTTCCGCCTCCTGGACCAGCCGCACGCCCCCGCCGCCCTGACCCGCAAACTCGCCGCGCGGCTGCCGGACCACACCGTCGACGAGCCCGCCGTCCATGCCCTCCTCCAGCGCTGGGTGACGCTCGGGCTGGTCTTCACCGACGGCGGTCAGTACGTCCATCTCGCCCCCGCGGCCGTCAACGAGGACCTGCTGCGCCTCGACTTCATGCGCCACACCCATGCCGCCGCCGCCCCGCAGGAGCAGCCGGACGACACCGCCCGCACCGTCGCCCACGTCTGACGCCGGTCCCCGAGGAGACACCATGCACACCACCGCCACCCCCACCGGGCCCGCACTCAGCGCCTGGCGCGACTACGACGAGGCCGCCTGCACCCTGCCGGGCATGAGCCTCGGCGCCCTCGATCCGGGCGGCCCGCCGGAGGAGCAGGCCGGCCGGCTGTGGGAACTCGGGGTACGCCGGGTGCGGTTCGCCGAGGAGATCGACCTGGCCGCGGTCGACGAGCCCGGCGCCGCCGCCCGTGCGGTCCAACAGCTGTGCCTGATACGGGATCTGACGGCCCGTGCGGTCCTGGTGCAGTGGCAGCTGCGGCTGCCGGCCGACCCCGACGACGGCTGGCGCGACCTCAGCCACCTCCAGCCGCCCCGGACCCTCACCGGTCCCGCCGACCCGGCCGCCGCCCTCGCCCGGTGGCGCGACGAGCACTACCTCTGCAAATGCCTCTGGCGCCAGGGCCCGGGCTTCGTCCAGATCCGTGACCGGCGGTGGGGCGACCTGCGCCGCTTCACCGCGGACGAGCCCGCGTACCGGGAGGCGATCGGCCGGCTGGCCTATGGCGCCCCGCTGTCCGCGGTGCCCGAGTCCATCACCGCCGACTTCCTGGCGGAACGGCTGATCGCCCGCACCGGACCGCTGGTGTGGTGGCTGCCGTACCGGGTGAACCGGTGGATCCAGGAGGCGATGGCCATCTGAACCCGGGCGCGGCCCGTGGCCGGACGTTACGGTGCGCTGGGCTCGGGCTGTCCGCGCTCCTCGGGCATCTGCTGCTCGAACCAGACGACCTTGCCGGTGCTCAGCCGCGTCGCTCCCCAGCGCTGCGCCAGCTGGTTGACCAGGAACAGGCCGCGGCCGCCCTCGTCGCCCGACTGAGCGCGCCGCATCCGGGGCACCTGCGGGGAGTCGTCGCCCACTTCGCACCGCAGCACATCGGTGCGCAGCAGCCGCAGGGCGATCGGCCGCGACGCGTAGCGCACCGCGTTCGTCACCACCTCGCTGACCATGAGCTCGGTCGCGTCCAGCAGCGAGTCCAGACCCCAGCGCCGCAGCGCCCGGCGGGTCAGCTGCCGGGCCCGGCCCGCCGTCTGCGGCTGGGGGCTGAGGAACCAGTACGCGACGTTGAGCGGCGGGAACCCGTCGAACCGGGCGGCGAGCAGCGCCACATCGTCGTCCAGGCTCCCCGGGTCCAGGACGTTCAGTACCGCGTCGCAGAGCACGTCCAGCGGCGGGGAGCCGAGCATGTCGGCGGCGGCCTGCAGCCGGGCGCGCAGCAGTTCCACCCCCGCCCAGACATCCTGTTCCCGGGACTCGACGAGGCCGTCGGTGTACAGCAGCAGCGTCGCTCCGGTGGGTGCGGGCATCTCCACGGATTCGAAGGGCACGCCGCCCACCCCGATCGGCGCACCGGGCGGGATCTGGAGCACCTTCCCGAATCCGTCCGGGTGCAGCAGCAGCGGCGGCGGATGTCCCGCGTCGGCCATCAGCAGCCGCTGCGCGATCGGGTCGTAGACCGCGTAGAGCACGGTCGCCATGTGCGCGCTGCCCAGCCGCTGGGCCTGCTCGTCGAGATGGTGCAGCACCTCCTCCGGCGGCAGGTCGAGCCCGGCGAGGGTCTGCACGGTGGTGCGCAGCTGCCCCATGATCGCGGCGGAGGTCATGGAGTGCCCCATGACGTCGCCGACGACCAGCGCGACGCGGTTGCCGGGCAGCGGGATCGCGTCGTACCAGTCGCCGCCCACCTGGGAGGTGGCGGCAGCCGGCAGATACCGGCTGGCCAGCCGGACGCCGGTGGTCGTGGGGAGCGACGAGGGAAGCATTGTCAGCTGCAGCGCGTCGGCCATGGAGACCTCGCGGTCGTACACGATCGCCTTGTCGATGCCCAGCGCGGTGTGGGTGGCCAGCTGGGAGGCGACGAGCAGATCGTCGTCCGTGAAGGCGGGCCGGCCGGCCCCGCGCAGCAGGGCGACGGTGCCCAGGACGTGCCGGCGGCCGTACAGCGGGGCGAGGATCAGCCGCCGGCCCGGTGCCGGAGTCGCCGGCGGGCTCGTCACCGGCGCCAGTAGCGCGGTCACGGTGGGCCCGAGCCCGGGGGCGTCGCCGAACACGGGCCGCCCGGCCAGCAGTATCCCGACGAGCCGCCCGGTCACCGTCAGTGGTGCGAACTCGGCGTCCCCCGCGGGCGCCTCGGTGACTGAGGCCTTCGGCCCCTGGGCGATGCTGTGCAGCCGCAGGATGATCGGCTCGGCCGGCTGCGCTTCCCCGGTCGGCAGCGGATCCCGCAGATGGACGAGGAGCGTGTCGGCGAACGCGGGGATCGCGGCCCGGCACAGTTCCCCCAGCGTCTCGTCCCGGTCGCTGCCCCAGGCGATCCGCCGCGTCGCGGATTCGAGGTACCGCAGGCGGTCGGTCTGCGCCTCGGGGCCACGTTCCGCATCCCCCCGGGCACCCTCCGCAGACTCGTCCCCGGGCCCGGCGGAGAGCCTGCCGGGTCCTTGGCGGGGAGTGCGGGGCTCCATCACTCGTGGGTGTCCGTCCGGTGGGGGCCAGGAGGTGCGCGGCGGCCTCAGTCGCGCCGCCTGCAGTGGAGAAAGAGCTGTTCCTCGGGCGGTACGTCCGAGGTCGCGGGGGCGTAGGTGTACGAGGTCTCCTCGACGACCTCGAAGTCCGCCTCCTCGATGACCTTGCGCAGGTCCTCCCGCAGATAGCCGGACACCCGGATGGTGTTGCCGAGGAACGGGATCGTGAAGTAGTCCACGTCGGCCTCCACCATCGAGAGGGCGAACAGACCGCCGGGCACCAGCAGGTCGTGGATCGCGTGCAGCGCGGGCGGGATCTCGGCCCGCGGCAGCATCAGCAGGGTGAAGAAGGCCGCGACCGCGTCGAAGCGGCCCAGGCCGTCGGGGCCGCCGGGCGTCAGGTCGGCGATGTCCCGACGGTGGAACGTTGCATCGGGCACATACTTCCGGGCGAGGTCGATCATCCCGCGGGAGAGATCGACGCCGACCACCTCGCACCCCGCGTCCACCAGCTGCCGGGCGGTCGGCAGGCCCGTTCCGCAGCCCAGGTCCAGTACGCGGGAGCCGCCGGGCAGCGCGCCGATCAGCCACGCGCCGGCCGCCAGCTGCCCCTCCTTGAACGGGAACGCCTCGTCATAGCGGTCACCGATCGCATCGAACGCCTCGGCCTGCCCCTCGCGGTCGGGCCGTGCGCCCTCGGTGCCGGTCTCGTCGTCCTCGTAACCGGTCTCCAGGAATCCTTCGCTCAC belongs to Streptomyces sp. NBC_01454 and includes:
- a CDS encoding ATP-binding SpoIIE family protein phosphatase, translated to MEPRTPRQGPGRLSAGPGDESAEGARGDAERGPEAQTDRLRYLESATRRIAWGSDRDETLGELCRAAIPAFADTLLVHLRDPLPTGEAQPAEPIILRLHSIAQGPKASVTEAPAGDAEFAPLTVTGRLVGILLAGRPVFGDAPGLGPTVTALLAPVTSPPATPAPGRRLILAPLYGRRHVLGTVALLRGAGRPAFTDDDLLVASQLATHTALGIDKAIVYDREVSMADALQLTMLPSSLPTTTGVRLASRYLPAAATSQVGGDWYDAIPLPGNRVALVVGDVMGHSMTSAAIMGQLRTTVQTLAGLDLPPEEVLHHLDEQAQRLGSAHMATVLYAVYDPIAQRLLMADAGHPPPLLLHPDGFGKVLQIPPGAPIGVGGVPFESVEMPAPTGATLLLYTDGLVESREQDVWAGVELLRARLQAAADMLGSPPLDVLCDAVLNVLDPGSLDDDVALLAARFDGFPPLNVAYWFLSPQPQTAGRARQLTRRALRRWGLDSLLDATELMVSEVVTNAVRYASRPIALRLLRTDVLRCEVGDDSPQVPRMRRAQSGDEGGRGLFLVNQLAQRWGATRLSTGKVVWFEQQMPEERGQPEPSAP
- a CDS encoding RiPP maturation radical SAM C-methyltransferase, with amino-acid sequence MRVLLVNMPWSPIDLPSLALGILRRSVDERTSGHAEVLHANLEFTDWITRRCTFTGEDYQFYALSSYFMGCGDWVFSSALYDDPEWRAEEFATSMRGKLRAERLRMSHELHRVVPEFVQEIAERIVAAGPDVVGFTSTFQQNTAALAAAKYVKRLAPHIKTVMGGANCDAEQGAAAHRNFAFLDFVVRGEGEAAFPQLLTALDEGTELSAVPGLCHRQPDGTSTANPMSTSPLPPATILPPDYSGYFERLASSVARNWVEPKLVVEGARGCWWGEKHHCTFCGLNGSFMQFRSKSPDTFYDEIMDLARRHRVLDMYLVDNILDMGYLTTVLPRIIDSGYDLRMHIEIKANMRRAQLRTLAEAGMIYVQPGIESLNSRVLDLMDKGVSGCQNVRMLRDGAETGLSVSWNYLHGFPGETAADYEPVIAQIPALEHLNPPVDLSARIAIERFSPYFNRPELGFTGLRPEEHYRFTYDLPESELLDLAYVFEAPERGITEPTVTALNEALGAWKKHHADARLTHADLGDRIVLVSRRRAFDWGVRELTDPLETAAFRLLDQPHAPAALTRKLAARLPDHTVDEPAVHALLQRWVTLGLVFTDGGQYVHLAPAAVNEDLLRLDFMRHTHAAAAPQEQPDDTARTVAHV
- a CDS encoding class I SAM-dependent DNA methyltransferase; this encodes MSEGFLETGYEDDETGTEGARPDREGQAEAFDAIGDRYDEAFPFKEGQLAAGAWLIGALPGGSRVLDLGCGTGLPTARQLVDAGCEVVGVDLSRGMIDLARKYVPDATFHRRDIADLTPGGPDGLGRFDAVAAFFTLLMLPRAEIPPALHAIHDLLVPGGLFALSMVEADVDYFTIPFLGNTIRVSGYLREDLRKVIEEADFEVVEETSYTYAPATSDVPPEEQLFLHCRRRD
- a CDS encoding DUF5825 family protein yields the protein MHTTATPTGPALSAWRDYDEAACTLPGMSLGALDPGGPPEEQAGRLWELGVRRVRFAEEIDLAAVDEPGAAARAVQQLCLIRDLTARAVLVQWQLRLPADPDDGWRDLSHLQPPRTLTGPADPAAALARWRDEHYLCKCLWRQGPGFVQIRDRRWGDLRRFTADEPAYREAIGRLAYGAPLSAVPESITADFLAERLIARTGPLVWWLPYRVNRWIQEAMAI